One window of the Shimwellia blattae DSM 4481 = NBRC 105725 genome contains the following:
- a CDS encoding DUF3313 domain-containing protein translates to MNLNSTAKLLCALVTAGVMLSGCSSSRTEKQQYSGFLKDYSGLTEAVSASGQPVLRWVDPTVNFANYDKLIYNPVTYYPTPRPGPQVSQETLNQVRNYADQKLKSSLQSRFTLTTKPGPKTLIIRSAITAVNTSNESMQFYEVLPVTMVLAAGQVVTGYRTQDTHLYFEAEAVDSVTGKVLIKVLRKGNGKQLSNSQQAVTMETLKGVIDSLATDARLFENGIK, encoded by the coding sequence ATGAACCTGAATTCCACAGCTAAACTGCTTTGCGCACTGGTCACTGCGGGCGTCATGCTCAGCGGGTGCAGCTCCAGCCGGACAGAAAAGCAACAATACTCCGGCTTTCTTAAAGACTACAGCGGGTTGACGGAAGCCGTCAGCGCCTCGGGCCAGCCGGTCCTGCGCTGGGTTGATCCCACAGTAAACTTCGCAAACTACGACAAGTTAATTTATAACCCGGTCACCTACTACCCGACCCCGCGCCCGGGCCCTCAGGTTTCCCAGGAGACCCTCAACCAGGTCCGCAACTATGCCGACCAGAAGCTGAAGTCATCCCTGCAGTCCCGCTTCACGCTCACCACCAAACCGGGGCCGAAAACGCTCATCATCCGCAGCGCCATTACCGCGGTGAATACCAGCAATGAATCCATGCAGTTCTATGAAGTGCTGCCGGTCACCATGGTGCTGGCCGCCGGGCAGGTGGTCACCGGGTATCGTACCCAGGATACCCACCTCTACTTCGAAGCCGAAGCGGTTGACTCTGTCACCGGGAAGGTGCTGATAAAAGTGCTGCGTAAAGGGAACGGGAAACAGCTCTCTAACTCCCAGCAGGCAGTCACCATGGAGACCCTGAAAGGCGTAATAGACAGCCTGGCTACCGATGCCAGACTGTTTGAGAACGGAATAAAATAA
- a CDS encoding MarC family NAAT transporter encodes MFELIEAILLGLAVLLPLANPLTTVALFLGLSGEMTHAERRQQSAMASLYVFIILMVAWYAGQVVMNTFGISIPGLRIAGGLIVMFIGFRMLFPAPVRPEPATTAPRAAANIAFVPLAMPSTAGPGTIAMIISSASTINDKSIFPEWVIWVAPPLIFALLSIILWGSLLSSNTIMRLVGKNGIDAISRLMGFLLVCMGVQFVINGVQEIVINYPWK; translated from the coding sequence CTGGCTAACCCGCTAACCACGGTTGCTTTATTCCTCGGCCTTTCTGGTGAAATGACCCACGCCGAGCGCCGCCAGCAGTCTGCCATGGCCAGCCTGTATGTGTTTATTATTCTGATGGTGGCCTGGTATGCAGGCCAGGTGGTGATGAATACCTTTGGTATCTCTATTCCCGGGTTGCGTATCGCCGGTGGCTTAATCGTGATGTTTATTGGCTTTCGAATGCTATTCCCGGCCCCGGTACGCCCGGAGCCCGCCACCACAGCACCGCGGGCTGCGGCAAATATCGCGTTTGTGCCCCTGGCGATGCCCAGCACCGCCGGGCCCGGCACCATCGCCATGATTATCAGCTCCGCCTCAACCATTAACGACAAAAGTATTTTCCCGGAGTGGGTTATCTGGGTGGCGCCGCCGCTGATATTTGCTCTGCTGAGCATTATTTTGTGGGGCAGCCTGCTAAGCTCAAATACCATCATGCGTCTGGTAGGAAAAAACGGCATTGATGCCATCTCCCGGCTGATGGGCTTTTTACTGGTTTGTATGGGTGTGCAGTTTGTTATTAACGGTGTACAGGAAATCGTCATTAATTACCCGTGGAAATAA